A region of Prochlorococcus marinus subsp. pastoris str. CCMP1986 DNA encodes the following proteins:
- a CDS encoding glutathione S-transferase — protein sequence MNNILSWADLSKFKIDDIDRVNGINNSYSNLRLFGHCEKEVELIFYRDRHSWCPYCQKIWLWLEFKRIPYKVKKINMYCYGQKEKWYLNKVSSGKLPAIELNGKIITESDNIITFLENEYGTLGSSLLSKDIGEVRNLEREIFRSWCNWLCRKSFSYLDLSFRKKKFRESICKLEKILSLSKTGFIDSPIHDSEKLEPGTGDIIFIPYMERMNASLSYYKGFDLRNSYPFIDRWLTLFENFSAYRGTQGDFHTHSHDLPPQMGGCFKDVNDQQISFSNLIDVGEGLGNLEFNQDIDLGYYAKFALKRVLKHKDNIINANPYEKDLFEESLRAALTHMITSEINEVPKKAATSINYLKNRISVPRDMPVISARILRQSLNKIESTNLNTKIDKIPEKHRYDQDPARFILKKRL from the coding sequence ATGAATAACATCTTGAGTTGGGCTGATTTAAGTAAATTCAAAATTGATGATATTGATAGAGTTAATGGGATAAATAATTCTTATTCAAACTTAAGATTATTTGGCCATTGCGAAAAAGAAGTCGAACTGATTTTCTATAGAGATCGACATTCTTGGTGCCCTTACTGTCAAAAAATATGGTTATGGCTTGAATTCAAAAGGATTCCTTACAAAGTGAAGAAAATAAATATGTATTGTTATGGCCAAAAAGAAAAGTGGTATCTCAACAAAGTAAGTTCTGGTAAATTGCCTGCGATAGAATTGAATGGCAAGATAATAACTGAAAGTGATAACATTATCACTTTTTTAGAAAATGAATATGGAACACTTGGTTCCTCTCTATTATCAAAGGATATTGGAGAAGTTAGAAATTTAGAAAGAGAAATTTTTAGATCATGGTGTAATTGGCTTTGCAGAAAAAGCTTTAGTTATTTAGATTTATCCTTTCGAAAAAAAAAATTTAGAGAATCTATTTGCAAATTAGAAAAAATATTAAGTTTATCCAAAACAGGGTTTATTGATTCACCAATACATGATTCAGAAAAATTAGAGCCAGGTACTGGAGACATAATTTTTATTCCATATATGGAAAGAATGAATGCTTCATTAAGTTATTACAAGGGGTTCGATTTAAGAAATAGTTATCCTTTTATTGATAGATGGTTAACCCTTTTTGAAAATTTCAGTGCATATAGAGGTACTCAAGGTGATTTTCATACTCATTCCCATGATCTACCTCCTCAAATGGGTGGCTGCTTTAAGGATGTTAATGATCAACAAATTTCCTTTTCTAATCTAATAGATGTAGGAGAAGGGCTAGGGAACTTGGAATTTAATCAAGATATTGACTTGGGTTATTACGCTAAATTTGCACTTAAAAGAGTTCTAAAACATAAAGACAATATTATTAACGCTAATCCTTATGAAAAAGACTTATTTGAGGAATCATTAAGGGCTGCTCTTACCCATATGATTACCTCCGAAATCAATGAAGTTCCCAAAAAGGCAGCTACATCTATCAACTACTTAAAAAATAGAATTTCTGTGCCAAGAGATATGCCTGTAATTTCTGCAAGGATATTAAGACAATCTTTAAATAAAATTGAGTCAACGAATCTTAATACCAAAATCGATAAGATTCCAGAAAAACATAGATATGATCAAGATCCTGCCAGATTTATATTAAAAAAAAGATTATAA
- the gorA gene encoding glutathione-disulfide reductase: protein MILKVLEFEFDLIVLGAGSGGLAAAKRAASYGAKVAIIEVNKIGGTCVIRGCVPKKLMVYAANNRRNMLSSEGYGLISKEITFESNILLKNVREEVSRLSVLHSNSLKKLNVKVFEGLGRFLNQNTVEVVCPKTKNILRKVSAKSILISVGGKPKKLNIPGTDFAWTSDDIFELKDFPKKLLIVGGGYIACEFASIFKNLGTEVTQLIRGENLLNGFDKDLSECLEKSMTSLGINLKFKNQLKSIKKINDGLESTLESGSKLLTDNILVATGREPSLKRLNLDTLNLKMDGIYLEVNELNKTSISNIFAIGDIVKRPNLTPVAIEQGRVFADNYFAALKRKVNYENIPKAVFTIPEISTVGLSEEKANEIYSEVNVQVFKCNFTPMSNTFKKNKSKCMLKLVVNKKNDKVLGCHMFGEAASEIIQMVAVSLNTGITKKDFDTTMALHPTISEEFVTMYG from the coding sequence ATGATTTTAAAGGTTTTGGAATTCGAATTTGACTTAATTGTTTTGGGTGCTGGTTCGGGAGGATTGGCTGCCGCAAAACGAGCTGCGAGTTATGGCGCAAAAGTTGCAATAATTGAGGTAAACAAAATTGGAGGGACCTGCGTTATTCGAGGTTGCGTGCCAAAAAAATTGATGGTTTATGCTGCTAATAATAGAAGAAATATGTTGTCTTCAGAAGGTTATGGGTTAATAAGCAAAGAAATAACTTTTGAATCAAACATTTTACTGAAAAATGTGAGAGAAGAAGTTTCTAGATTAAGTGTTTTACATTCAAATTCTTTAAAAAAATTAAACGTTAAAGTTTTTGAGGGCCTTGGAAGATTTTTAAATCAAAATACAGTAGAAGTAGTTTGTCCAAAAACAAAAAATATTTTAAGAAAAGTAAGTGCCAAAAGTATTCTTATTTCAGTTGGTGGCAAACCAAAAAAATTAAATATTCCTGGAACAGATTTTGCGTGGACCAGCGATGATATTTTTGAATTAAAAGATTTTCCTAAGAAATTGTTAATAGTTGGGGGAGGTTATATTGCCTGTGAATTTGCATCTATTTTTAAAAACTTAGGCACTGAAGTTACTCAATTAATAAGAGGTGAGAACTTGTTAAATGGTTTTGATAAAGACTTGTCTGAATGTTTAGAAAAATCAATGACTTCCTTAGGTATAAATTTAAAATTCAAAAATCAGTTAAAGTCCATTAAAAAGATAAATGATGGTCTAGAGTCGACTTTGGAATCAGGAAGTAAATTATTAACCGATAATATACTTGTTGCAACTGGACGAGAGCCATCTCTTAAAAGATTAAATTTAGATACTTTAAATCTTAAAATGGATGGAATATATTTAGAAGTTAATGAGCTTAATAAGACAAGTATTTCTAATATATTTGCTATTGGAGATATAGTAAAAAGACCAAATTTAACACCTGTAGCAATTGAACAAGGGAGAGTTTTTGCAGATAATTATTTCGCTGCTCTTAAAAGAAAAGTTAATTATGAAAATATTCCTAAGGCAGTCTTTACTATCCCAGAAATTTCAACAGTTGGACTTAGTGAGGAAAAGGCAAATGAAATTTATTCGGAAGTAAATGTGCAAGTTTTTAAATGTAATTTTACGCCTATGTCTAATACCTTTAAAAAGAATAAATCTAAATGCATGTTAAAACTTGTGGTCAATAAAAAAAATGATAAGGTCCTAGGCTGCCATATGTTTGGAGAAGCAGCCTCTGAGATTATACAAATGGTTGCAGTATCTTTAAATACAGGGATTACTAAAAAGGATTTTGATACTACTATGGCGTTGCATCCTACTATTTCAGAGGAATTTGTAACTATGTACGGGTAA
- a CDS encoding calcium/sodium antiporter, whose product MSEFILPIIEIIIGIILLFAGGELFIQGAISLSLILGIPQIVIGLTVVSLGTSSPELLVSLNSTFKGSDSLAASNVIGSNIFNVLVVLGISSLITPLKVKSRIVRRDVPLLIAISCAVWAMSSTGLLTWQAGIFLIFCLTLNTIWEINTIKENEEDTKKAEPEIEESPGIEKVKFNIILKLISGILLLSFGSNILVNGSQSLATLLGVNEIIIGLTIVATGTSLPELVTSIIAALKGKTDLAIGNVIGSNLLNQLLILGSCSIFSGLKGFTIDESLIKVDLPFMVLTTFACLPIFWTKGKITRTEGFILLNLYIFYIVDKIFFLNGFDNLYELRVCIFVYFAFLTVFLFAQESLKTTRR is encoded by the coding sequence ATGAGTGAATTTATATTGCCAATAATAGAGATCATAATTGGAATAATATTACTTTTTGCAGGTGGAGAATTATTCATTCAAGGGGCGATTTCTTTATCTTTAATTTTAGGGATACCTCAAATAGTAATAGGATTGACCGTAGTTTCCTTAGGGACAAGTTCTCCTGAATTATTAGTAAGTTTAAATTCAACCTTTAAGGGGAGTGACTCACTCGCAGCAAGTAATGTAATAGGAAGCAATATTTTTAATGTTCTTGTTGTCTTAGGTATAAGCTCATTGATAACCCCTTTAAAAGTAAAAAGTAGAATTGTCCGAAGAGATGTACCTCTTTTAATAGCTATTTCATGTGCAGTCTGGGCAATGTCTTCAACTGGTCTTTTAACTTGGCAAGCAGGAATTTTTCTGATATTTTGTTTAACTTTAAATACAATTTGGGAAATAAATACTATAAAGGAAAATGAGGAGGATACTAAAAAAGCTGAGCCAGAGATAGAAGAGTCTCCAGGCATTGAGAAAGTTAAATTTAATATTATATTGAAATTAATATCTGGAATTTTACTTCTAAGCTTTGGTTCAAATATTTTAGTAAATGGTTCTCAATCCTTAGCGACTCTATTGGGGGTAAATGAAATTATTATTGGTCTAACTATAGTTGCGACTGGTACCTCTCTGCCAGAACTAGTTACTTCAATAATTGCAGCATTAAAAGGTAAAACAGATCTTGCAATTGGTAATGTTATTGGAAGCAATTTGCTTAATCAGCTACTTATTCTTGGAAGTTGCAGTATTTTTTCTGGATTAAAAGGTTTTACAATTGATGAAAGTCTTATAAAAGTTGACTTACCATTTATGGTTTTAACGACTTTTGCTTGCCTCCCAATCTTTTGGACCAAGGGTAAAATTACAAGAACTGAAGGCTTTATACTTTTAAATCTATATATTTTCTACATCGTTGATAAAATATTTTTCTTAAACGGATTTGACAATCTCTATGAATTGAGAGTTTGTATTTTTGTTTATTTTGCATTTTTAACAGTATTCCTTTTTGCCCAAGAAAGTCTCAAAACAACAAGAAGATAA
- the pyrC gene encoding dihydroorotase gives MKELTISKPDDWHLHLREGIVLKNIIRFTSQYFGRAIVMPNTKNPITSIEKCISYKNSIFEALSNNSTFEPLMTIYLTDETIKHELVEGFKNKVFFAAKLYPANATTNSRHGVKKIENLYEIFEVMQELGMPLLIHGEVTDPEVDIFDREEVFIDKELSPLIQQFPRLKIVLEHITTSYAVDFVQRNNLGATITPHHLHINRNAMFFGGLNSDFYCLPVAKRENNRIALRKAATSGKECFFIGTDSAPHLRQWKAFCGCAGIFNSPVAIESYLKVFEEENALNQFEKFASLNGPNFYNLPINNEKIRLVSRSNKIPEFIEVIEQNKVVGQIKPFHGGETLTWRVEGVVK, from the coding sequence TTGAAAGAATTAACTATATCAAAACCGGATGATTGGCATTTACATTTAAGGGAAGGCATTGTTTTAAAAAATATTATTAGGTTTACATCTCAATATTTTGGTAGGGCTATTGTGATGCCAAACACCAAAAACCCAATAACATCTATAGAAAAATGTATTTCTTATAAAAATTCTATATTTGAAGCATTGTCTAATAATTCTACATTTGAGCCATTAATGACGATATATCTTACGGACGAGACAATAAAACATGAATTAGTAGAAGGTTTTAAAAATAAAGTTTTCTTTGCTGCCAAATTGTATCCTGCTAATGCAACAACAAATTCCAGACATGGAGTTAAAAAAATAGAAAATCTTTATGAAATTTTTGAAGTTATGCAAGAACTTGGAATGCCACTTTTAATTCATGGAGAAGTCACTGACCCTGAAGTAGATATTTTTGATAGGGAAGAAGTTTTTATTGATAAAGAACTTTCACCTTTAATACAACAATTCCCAAGATTAAAGATTGTTTTAGAGCATATAACTACCTCTTATGCAGTTGATTTTGTTCAGAGGAATAACTTAGGAGCTACTATTACTCCACATCATTTACACATAAATAGAAATGCAATGTTCTTTGGAGGTTTAAATAGTGACTTTTACTGCTTACCAGTCGCAAAGAGAGAAAACAATAGAATTGCTTTAAGGAAAGCTGCTACTAGTGGAAAAGAATGTTTTTTCATAGGCACGGATTCTGCTCCTCACTTAAGACAGTGGAAAGCTTTTTGTGGTTGTGCAGGCATTTTTAATTCTCCAGTAGCAATAGAAAGCTATTTAAAAGTTTTTGAGGAGGAAAATGCACTTAATCAATTCGAAAAATTTGCCAGCTTGAATGGGCCTAATTTTTATAATCTACCTATTAATAACGAAAAAATTAGATTGGTATCAAGGTCAAATAAAATTCCAGAATTTATTGAAGTAATTGAACAAAATAAGGTTGTTGGACAAATAAAACCATTTCATGGAGGTGAAACTTTAACTTGGCGAGTAGAGGGAGTTGTTAAATAA
- a CDS encoding NAD(P)H-quinone oxidoreductase subunit L — MESIFNNSFATLVAYVGIVSIYLLVIPLILFYWMNNRWNVMGKFERLIVYGLVFLFFPGLILFSPFLNLRLRGDSKG; from the coding sequence ATGGAAAGTATTTTTAATAATTCATTTGCTACTTTAGTTGCCTACGTAGGGATTGTTTCTATTTATTTATTGGTTATTCCGTTAATACTTTTTTACTGGATGAATAATAGATGGAACGTTATGGGCAAATTTGAGAGATTAATAGTTTATGGATTAGTATTTCTTTTCTTTCCAGGTTTAATTTTATTTTCTCCATTTTTAAATCTAAGATTAAGAGGAGATAGCAAAGGTTAA
- a CDS encoding DUF3007 family protein, protein MTKGKVVQIGLLISLLGLLSYKLAPQLGIDNFTASTISNFVLIVIVISWVTSYVLRVLNGKMTFMEQRKRYRKEYEKIVNDKLETKFNLLPKEEQEKLMEDLEKNP, encoded by the coding sequence TTGACTAAAGGTAAGGTTGTACAAATAGGTTTATTAATCTCATTATTAGGATTATTAAGTTATAAATTAGCGCCACAATTGGGTATCGATAACTTTACAGCTAGCACAATCTCTAACTTTGTTTTGATTGTGATTGTCATAAGTTGGGTTACATCTTATGTTCTTAGAGTTTTAAACGGAAAAATGACTTTTATGGAACAAAGGAAGCGCTATAGAAAAGAGTATGAAAAAATTGTGAATGATAAACTAGAAACCAAATTTAACTTATTACCAAAAGAAGAGCAGGAAAAACTAATGGAAGATTTAGAAAAAAATCCATAA